The Astyanax mexicanus isolate ESR-SI-001 chromosome 4, AstMex3_surface, whole genome shotgun sequence genome segment ttttttcttaaattgaattaataattCACATGAACAATTAAATCAagagcaaaacaaaacacaatacatGAACATTTACATACAGGGGGGACTTATAAAAATAGTCATTCTATTTGTTGATCCAAGTATAGActgaatatacattttaatttctATTTCAAAAATCAAGAGCAGTGGGATgctctttttaactttttaacttgtAATTTATAAAATTACAATTAAACTATTGATCTAATTATTAAAACCAACTTAAACATGTTTCAATGTTTCATGTTACAAAGAAAAATCAGTGTCTATATGATCAATAACAAATCTTACCAAGTTTatccaaaacattttaacaaactTGCAATGCCAAAACAAATATTACACAGGCTTCTGTGAACACCAGTATTAACAATTTCAGTTCTGGaatgaacaaacaaaataaattatgatTTAAATCATTTTGTCATGTGggtttaaaataaatctgttggttgtaatgcaattatatttatatgttatggACAGAATGTTTGTTGTATTTCTAAGCTAACAGCTTAACAAATATGCCTTATTCCATTGgagaacttttattttgacagctaaACCGAATCTGGAGTTCCGGAAGTTGCCAGCTGGAGTGTTTTGTTGGTGTATGGTCCCGCATCTCTGGAGGAACAGGATCagctgaatttatttgttaaattattCTGCCACCTAAACAGGTACATTTTTAATGGCCTAGACCGATTTTACAGGACATTTTGATAGCTTGACGCATCTATATTAGCCTAAAAATGACAGATTATAGTATAGGAGACATTCACACAGGCCTGATGTTATTTTAATGAGATTCTAGGATATATTTATAACTGTATGAAACCATAGTTTGTTTAAAATTAACAAATAACAATAAgtaatttcttattatttatgctattagtttatttattagtgtttacTTCTTTTAGtattactttttcttcttctgtgttttgcttttttatcactGTGGTGTTAAGACTCCTAGCATCTGTAACAATACTAGCCCATCTTTTACCTGTTCTGTTAGTTCAACAACAGCTGCAACTCCTTATAAACTCACTCTCACCTGGGGTTAAACACTGAGAATGTGCTTGAATGTGTGATAAGCTGATATACAGTGAGTTTGGCTATTTcctgtcccttatctggtgtgtttagaCATTTTAGAGACACATAGAGAGCAAATCAAAGTGTGCCTCATTACCTCTTCCTGCATTTCTCAAAAGCACCTTGTGTACTGCGTCCCCTCTTACTTTACCAACACATGGACAGTGAAATCTTGCATTGACACATTTTTACGGTCAACGTTATTGATTATgtcaactaatcattgcagccttaGAGCAGAACTGACAAATATTTTATCAGGAGTTAAACTACCTGAATTTGTTGCATCTCGCATCtaatttttctttctcttccagAACAAATGCTGTCTTGGTTCAAGATTTCTGCTGCTCCTAGTGTCAACTTTCCTACCTGGCTAAAGTTTATCTTTGCAAACAACCAATCAGCAGATTTCACAAATATCAGTGTTAAGCTTAGTTTAGGCACAAGGCGTCCAGAAGAATTTCCAGTTTCTGCAGAATCTGTTTGCTTACAGGCAAATTAAGCCAAATCAAGGCATGGAGAAAACTTACCACTGTTCTGACTGTGGGAAAAGTTACACTaaaaaaagtcatctgaaaatacaccagcgcaatcacactggagagaaaccatatcaatgttcagactgtgggacTACTTTTAATCAACTGAGTCATcttaaaacacaccagcgcattcacactggagagaaaccgtatcactgctcagactgtgggaagaattttaatcaACTGAGTAttttcaaaatacatcagcgaCTTCATACAGGGGAGAAACCTTAttgctgctcagagtgtgggaagaattttaaacAACAGactcatctcaaaatacaccagcgcattcacacaggagagagaccgtatcactgctcggactgtgagaagagttttaatcgTCTGGGTGATCTGAAacaacaccagctcattcacactggagagaaaccgtattactgctcagctTGTGGAAAGAATTTTAACGAcctgagtaatctcaaaaaacatcagctcattcacacaggagagaaaccgtatctctgctcagagtgtggaaataATTTTACTAAACTAAGtaatctcaaacgacaccagctcattcacacaggagagaaaccgcatcactgctcagagtgtggaaagaattTTAAAGAACTGAGTACTCTCAAaatccaccagcgcattcacactggagagaaaccgtatctctgctcagactgtgggaagagttttaatcaaccgAATCATCTTAAAactcaccagcgcattcacactgaagAGAAAtcctatcactgctcagactgtgagaataGCTTCAGCCATTTATATCCattaaaaaacacaggtgctgaGGTACAATTGGACCATTTGTGCAAAGCTGTCTGTTGATATTCATTCATTGCAGGGTGTCTATGAATTAGTAATGTACAGTTTTCTtccagaagttttttttaatattggcgTAACCTGTGTTCTCTTCTACAGTGAATTTAAGAATGACGAATTCTCTAATGAGGATAATGatagtttattattaaagcttttagAACTATTATAAAAAGACTTTCAGAATGCATATTATATAGAAAGTTTACAAATGCAATATTCCCCAGTGAGTACTAGTGCTAGACTATAGATTCCTTTCACTTTAAGCAAAGTGTCATGCTTTATTCTCTCAATAATTGATTGTTTTACAAATAAACATCTAATGGTAATACGATCTTTAATAAATAACCCCTTTAGCTGTCTAATGTTTATCTCACACTTCATGATAATCAGGCTGATTTTGAGACCCTTTTGCTCTTTCTAACAAAAAAAGTCTCCTGATTTTATTTTCCCAAATGATCCTGTGGTGGGTGGAGTCTATAGTCCAATCTTTACTTTTCCAGTTTTCTCCTAGAAGCAGAACTGTCGCCCGATCAAGAaacataaatattaaacatatattatacagtattatacgaGTTATACAGAGTGTATATAGGGTATATGTTTGTATTCACTTCTATTCTCACATTACAGTATGTTTAAGACTTATTCAAGTAAGATGGAGTAGTGGGGGGTTTGATATCTTAACaacgaataaaataaaaatatctgtgaaaaatgtcTTTATGTTTGGGGTCTCTCATAGTCTTTTTCTGATCTTTTCAGTTATTATTTCTGACTGGGAGTTTTCATATAGTTTCTATTCTGATCTTGTTCATACTGTGGTTAATTTATCAACATAAGCATTGTGCTCTGGAGAATATGGTGGATGCTGTcagtaatgtgttttttaaatgccaagcctttttaacatttttttgtgtaaCCAGccttaaaatgcagatatttatcATTCTTTTTGGACTAAATATATTACTAAATTAAGttatcttatattattatatttagtttaatttgagTTATATGAAAcctcacattttaaatatttgctATTAGTTAATGCCTctcatttacaataaaaatatctacAACACTTTAGTGCAAATGAAACTGGATATTTCTTAACAGCAAATATTAACCAGACAAAACTGAAGTTACAGAGATATTAAATTGCATTTATCCAGAGGAAAGTCTAGCAGGAAATCTAGAAATAAACCTCACATTTCTTAAACTtagatgtgttttttatttaagatatatTTAATGACTCATCAGATTTATGTAGCTCTGTCCACAGATTAGCCAGTTTACCTcagtttagcttagcatagtttagctTAGCATAATTTTACCCAGTTATATATGCTAACGTTACTGATCAGCTCTGTAAATGCTCAGACCCacagttttttaatgtttaaacgtGTTTTTATGATAATTCTGTGTTTATCTGTTAAATTATACAATCTAATCTTACTGATAATGCAGCACAAAACGAGAGAGAACCGACTAAAATCCCTTTTAGTcgattagcttagcgtagcttagctaCCTAGCGCAAGCTAACAAATTAGCGGTGAAGATTTATGTATTATAAAACTTACAGCTATTATATCATATTTTCATTAAAATGGCTTGTTATATGGATATTTACGTTTCTTAGCGTAGTTTAATTACCCAGCTTACACTGTAGCGCCTATTATACCAGTAGGAAACTCATAAATATCATATTTGCTTTTTATCAATCGGCTAGCCGTATTAGCTATTTATTTACCCTACAGTGTTTAATACTGAGGGCTTATTTACGGGTTTAGCAGAGCACACTGTGAAACACACACCCTCCAAATatagctaagctatgctaataTAGATGTTTGTTTAAAAGAGATTTACTGAAAAAGCAGATATCTAAAAACGTTGTTGTGTCTCATAATGGAATTAGAAATATCTTTAATTATAATACCGGTTTTGTGACataatttaagatattttaaagaGTTGTTTTAAGTTTCTTGAAAACTTGAACGTTACATAGCTTAACTAATCCAAATgggcaattatatatatatatatatatatatatatatatatatatatatatatatatatatatatatatatatatatatatatatatgtccagtTATCTGGCCAGATAAttcataatttataattaaaaaaacaaacaaacataaaactgattaaaccttgtaggtgtttggagttaaatgttaaa includes the following:
- the LOC103027975 gene encoding zinc finger protein 239-like, producing the protein MEKTYHCSDCGKSYTKKSHLKIHQRNHTGEKPYQCSDCGTTFNQLSHLKTHQRIHTGEKPYHCSDCGKNFNQLSIFKIHQRLHTGEKPYCCSECGKNFKQQTHLKIHQRIHTGERPYHCSDCEKSFNRLGDLKQHQLIHTGEKPYYCSACGKNFNDLSNLKKHQLIHTGEKPYLCSECGNNFTKLSNLKRHQLIHTGEKPHHCSECGKNFKELSTLKIHQRIHTGEKPYLCSDCGKSFNQPNHLKTHQRIHTEEKSYHCSDCENSFSHLYPLKNTGAEVQLDHLCKAVC